A region from the Oceanidesulfovibrio marinus genome encodes:
- a CDS encoding GGDEF domain-containing protein, whose product MNAGEHTPEIEELKAELKLLGERLGAALNTGPHYKAGAACSVVARLLPVLGDADFDRIARDPELRSWITVPLDQGDVYTHIIHLQKRLEELSYKTDHDMLTGLLNRRAFECFLEQELNRAKRQHTRVAVAILDVDNFKAINDRYGHLCGDQVLATLGRIIDNSTRAYDTCARIGGEEFAIILPGSGPLKSRALLERLLSLFRETEFRCETLEPFTATFSVGLAYLRGGDSFTPKTVLEIADQALYRAKGKGKNTVEMVKMAVEELYPKATMVQSDEKRFLFG is encoded by the coding sequence ATGAACGCAGGTGAACACACGCCCGAGATTGAAGAACTCAAGGCAGAGCTCAAGCTGCTGGGGGAGCGCCTCGGCGCCGCCTTGAATACGGGCCCGCACTACAAAGCCGGGGCTGCATGCTCCGTTGTGGCGCGCCTCCTGCCCGTACTCGGCGATGCCGATTTCGATCGCATCGCGCGTGATCCGGAGCTTCGCAGCTGGATTACCGTGCCCCTCGATCAGGGTGATGTGTACACGCATATCATCCACCTGCAGAAACGGCTGGAAGAGCTCTCCTACAAGACCGATCACGACATGCTCACAGGCCTGCTCAACCGCCGGGCCTTCGAGTGCTTCCTGGAGCAGGAGCTCAACCGCGCCAAGCGGCAGCATACCCGCGTGGCCGTAGCCATTCTGGATGTGGATAACTTCAAGGCCATCAACGATCGCTACGGCCATTTGTGCGGCGACCAGGTGCTGGCCACTCTGGGGCGGATCATCGACAACTCCACCCGCGCCTACGACACATGCGCGCGCATAGGCGGCGAGGAGTTCGCCATCATCCTGCCCGGCTCCGGCCCGCTCAAGTCCCGCGCCCTGCTTGAACGGCTGCTGAGCCTCTTCCGCGAAACCGAGTTTCGCTGCGAAACGCTCGAGCCTTTCACTGCAACCTTCTCGGTCGGCCTCGCCTATCTGCGCGGCGGCGACAGCTTCACGCCGAAGACCGTCCTGGAAATCGCCGACCAGGCCCTGTACCGAGCGAAAGGGAAAGGAAAAAACACCGTTGAGATGGTGAAAATGGCTGTGGAAGAGCTCTACCCCAAAGCGACAATGGTCCAGTCCGATGAGAAGCGTTTTCTCTTCGGCTAG
- a CDS encoding HU family DNA-binding protein, which yields MNKSELIKKLSEENNIPLDEAALVVNTFVGSVKDSLFNGDRVEIRGFGSFKIKGYGGYVGRNPKSGEVVEVKPKQLPFFRAGKELKDFLNT from the coding sequence ATGAACAAAAGTGAGCTGATCAAGAAACTGTCTGAGGAGAACAATATCCCGTTGGACGAGGCGGCTCTGGTGGTCAACACCTTTGTCGGTTCGGTCAAGGATTCCCTCTTCAATGGCGACCGCGTAGAGATTCGCGGCTTTGGCTCCTTCAAGATCAAGGGCTACGGTGGCTATGTTGGCCGTAATCCCAAAAGCGGCGAGGTCGTGGAGGTCAAGCCCAAGCAGCTTCCCTTCTTCCGTGCCGGTAAAGAACTCAAGGATTTCCTGAATACATGA
- a CDS encoding hemolysin family protein has product MDEGSESGFWPFLSKLFSTRNGSSIEQYILEAKSDGKLEPVEVAMILNVLHLGRRQVQEIMVPRTDIVCVEEGSPLSEIVSSIIESGHSRIPVYHENRDNIIGIVHAKDLLKTLVHSDGDQGVPATTELGDLIRKPFFIPETKNVLELLQEFRLNKIHLAIALDEYGGTSGLVTFEDVLEEIVGEIEDEYDAPRPEEIQPLDDGSYLLSGRTSLEDLHTHTGLDLVSDQVETVGGYISEHAGRVPLEGERFQMDDHEFEIKEADQKQIRWIVLRSAAENEQQLSSEH; this is encoded by the coding sequence TTGGACGAAGGCTCAGAGAGCGGTTTTTGGCCGTTTCTCAGTAAATTGTTCAGCACGAGAAACGGCTCATCCATCGAGCAGTACATTCTCGAAGCCAAAAGCGATGGCAAGCTTGAACCCGTTGAAGTCGCCATGATTCTCAACGTCCTGCATCTCGGCAGACGCCAGGTGCAGGAGATTATGGTGCCACGCACGGATATCGTTTGCGTCGAGGAAGGTTCGCCGCTGTCGGAGATCGTCTCCAGCATCATCGAATCCGGTCACTCGAGAATTCCCGTCTACCACGAAAACCGCGACAACATTATCGGCATCGTGCATGCCAAGGATCTGCTCAAGACCCTCGTGCACTCCGACGGTGACCAGGGCGTTCCCGCCACCACGGAGCTGGGTGATCTCATCCGCAAGCCTTTCTTCATCCCCGAGACCAAGAACGTTCTCGAACTCCTGCAGGAATTCCGGCTGAACAAGATCCACCTCGCCATCGCCCTGGACGAGTACGGCGGCACTTCCGGCCTTGTCACATTCGAAGACGTGCTCGAAGAGATCGTCGGCGAAATCGAGGACGAGTACGACGCGCCGCGTCCCGAGGAGATCCAGCCGCTGGACGACGGCTCGTATCTTTTGTCCGGCCGCACCTCCCTGGAGGACCTGCACACGCACACCGGGTTGGACCTCGTCTCCGACCAGGTGGAGACCGTGGGCGGCTACATCAGCGAGCACGCCGGCCGCGTCCCTCTGGAGGGCGAACGGTTCCAGATGGACGACCACGAGTTCGAGATCAAGGAAGCCGACCAGAAGCAGATCCGCTGGATTGTGCTCCGTTCTGCAGCAGAAAATGAACAACAGTTGTCCAGTGAGCATTAG
- a CDS encoding CBS domain-containing protein, whose product MLKESIQDIYCDQVVSVAPDALMGAAISLMREHSISCVVVTEDKKPIGILTERDVVRCIAEFGTGFMDRPIGELHTKHVFTVNQRSHIIEAFEAIADNQIRHIVVVNDKGEAVGVTTQSDLLEHLGYEYFVRVKTVDQVMNKQVFTISENAVLMEATREMAERSVSFLIVCEDNTPRGVLTERDVARLAAGKGVAWDCPVKEVMSAPVHTAHRHDSAYDASERMREKGIRRLVVVDDHGKTIGVITQTDMIRGLESQYIDTMKTIIRQQGKELDRVIQRLSEKTLYLDSILSSSIDMGIIATDANLKIVYYNPAAEAILDVPACRALNRKIHDIHESESIDTGRLQQALRIIHEKHFHTFQFTRQRDGKTVHVQGRLSAIKGQHNGDLIGYVLMLQDVTEQHNAEETIRNLAFYDMLTGLPNRALFYERLYAEIARSRRNNSRFCLMIMDIDQFKKINDTYGHHTGDNVLKEVGRRLAMLLRGTDTAARLGGDEFAFILPDVEEQSAMMRLANKILHALDKPVVINDHTLNVRYSLGIGVFPDHGIDAEALYICSDEAMYKAKDLGRENSRSNVFFAD is encoded by the coding sequence ATGCTGAAGGAGTCCATACAGGACATATACTGCGATCAGGTGGTGTCCGTCGCACCGGATGCCCTGATGGGCGCGGCAATCTCACTGATGCGCGAGCATTCGATCAGCTGCGTCGTTGTTACGGAGGATAAAAAGCCGATCGGCATCCTCACGGAGCGCGACGTCGTTCGCTGCATTGCGGAGTTCGGGACAGGGTTCATGGACCGACCCATCGGCGAGCTGCACACGAAGCACGTGTTCACCGTCAACCAGCGAAGCCACATAATCGAGGCGTTTGAAGCGATAGCCGACAACCAGATCCGGCATATCGTGGTTGTGAACGACAAGGGCGAGGCCGTGGGCGTGACCACGCAGTCCGATCTTCTGGAGCATCTCGGCTACGAGTACTTTGTCCGCGTGAAGACCGTAGACCAGGTCATGAACAAGCAGGTCTTCACGATCTCGGAAAATGCTGTTTTGATGGAGGCGACCCGGGAGATGGCCGAGCGCTCTGTCAGCTTCCTCATCGTCTGCGAGGACAACACGCCCAGAGGCGTGCTTACGGAGCGCGACGTGGCCCGCCTTGCTGCGGGCAAAGGCGTCGCCTGGGACTGCCCGGTCAAAGAGGTGATGAGCGCGCCGGTGCACACCGCGCACAGGCATGATTCCGCCTACGATGCCTCGGAAAGGATGCGCGAGAAGGGCATCCGTCGGTTGGTGGTGGTTGACGACCACGGCAAGACCATCGGCGTGATTACCCAGACCGACATGATCCGCGGCCTGGAGAGTCAGTACATCGACACCATGAAGACGATCATCCGGCAGCAGGGCAAGGAGCTGGACCGGGTGATACAGCGGCTCTCTGAAAAGACTCTCTATCTGGACAGCATCCTCAGCTCGTCCATCGACATGGGCATCATCGCCACCGACGCCAACCTCAAGATCGTCTACTACAACCCGGCGGCCGAAGCGATTCTGGACGTGCCGGCGTGCCGGGCCCTGAACCGAAAAATTCATGACATCCACGAGTCCGAGAGCATCGACACCGGGCGTCTGCAGCAGGCTCTGCGGATCATCCACGAGAAGCACTTCCACACGTTTCAGTTCACACGGCAGCGCGATGGCAAAACCGTGCATGTCCAGGGCCGGCTGTCTGCCATCAAGGGGCAGCACAACGGCGATCTGATCGGATACGTGCTGATGCTCCAGGATGTCACCGAGCAGCACAACGCCGAGGAAACCATCCGCAACCTTGCGTTCTACGACATGCTCACCGGCCTGCCGAACCGTGCGCTCTTCTATGAGCGGCTGTATGCCGAGATTGCCCGGTCCCGCAGGAACAACTCGCGTTTCTGCCTGATGATCATGGACATCGACCAGTTCAAGAAGATCAACGATACCTACGGGCACCACACCGGGGACAACGTGCTCAAGGAGGTAGGGCGGCGACTGGCCATGCTGCTTCGCGGCACGGACACAGCGGCGCGGCTCGGGGGCGACGAGTTTGCGTTCATCCTGCCAGATGTCGAAGAGCAGAGCGCCATGATGCGTCTTGCCAACAAGATCCTGCACGCCCTGGACAAGCCGGTCGTGATCAACGACCACACCCTGAACGTGCGCTACAGCCTCGGCATCGGCGTTTTCCCGGACCATGGCATTGACGCCGAGGCGCTGTACATCTGCAGCGACGAGGCCATGTACAAAGCCAAGGACCTGGGCCGCGAAAACAGCCGATCCAATGTGTTTTTTGCAGATTGA
- the prfB gene encoding peptide chain release factor 2 (programmed frameshift) has protein sequence MLQLTDLKMQTSPLFEQFDSLWRRLDLEQAKGRLQEIENELAKPGSWDNPEAMTPLLQEKSRLEDKVMDWEGLLKAKEDLEEWLVFAQEDESQEILESLDAQLGVLGDRLQHTEMGLLLGKPEDRNDAILEIHPGAGGTEAQDWAEMLLRMYRRWAERHEMKASILDMLPGDEAGIKSVALNIKGENAYGLLKGESGIHRLIRISPFDSSGRRHTSFASVSVLPDINEEIVVDVKEEDLRVDVFRSSGPGGQSVNTTSSAVRITHIPTGIVAQCQNEKSQLRNKETALKILKARLYERELKRRQEERQSEYDSKEAIAWGSQIRTYTLQPYRLVKDHRSGSEMGDVEAVLDGRIDPLVRDYLLYRHGETSS, from the exons ATGCTGCAACTCACTGATCTGAAGATGCAAACTTCACCCCTTTTCGAACAATTCGACTCCCTCTGGAGGCGTCTT GACCTCGAACAGGCCAAGGGGCGTTTGCAGGAAATAGAGAACGAACTTGCGAAGCCGGGCTCTTGGGACAATCCGGAAGCAATGACCCCGCTGCTCCAGGAAAAAAGCCGGCTGGAAGACAAGGTAATGGATTGGGAAGGCCTGCTGAAGGCCAAGGAAGATCTGGAGGAGTGGCTGGTCTTCGCACAGGAGGACGAGTCCCAGGAGATTCTGGAGAGCCTCGACGCCCAGCTTGGCGTGCTCGGCGATCGACTCCAGCACACCGAGATGGGCCTGCTGCTCGGCAAGCCAGAGGACAGGAACGACGCCATCCTGGAGATCCACCCCGGTGCCGGCGGCACCGAAGCGCAGGACTGGGCCGAGATGCTGCTGCGCATGTACCGCCGCTGGGCCGAACGCCACGAGATGAAGGCCTCCATCCTTGATATGCTGCCCGGCGACGAAGCCGGCATCAAGAGCGTGGCTCTGAACATCAAGGGCGAGAACGCATACGGATTGCTCAAGGGAGAAAGCGGCATCCACAGGCTCATCCGCATATCGCCGTTCGACTCTTCCGGACGACGCCACACCTCCTTCGCCTCGGTCTCCGTGCTGCCGGACATCAACGAGGAGATCGTGGTGGACGTGAAGGAAGAGGACTTGCGCGTGGACGTCTTCCGTTCCAGCGGTCCCGGCGGCCAGTCCGTGAACACCACGAGCTCGGCGGTGCGCATCACACACATCCCTACGGGCATCGTGGCGCAGTGCCAGAACGAAAAGTCTCAGCTCCGCAACAAGGAAACCGCCCTGAAGATTCTCAAGGCGCGCCTCTACGAGCGGGAGCTCAAACGCCGGCAGGAAGAGCGGCAGAGCGAGTACGACAGCAAGGAAGCCATCGCCTGGGGCAGCCAGATCCGCACCTACACGCTACAGCCGTACCGCCTGGTCAAGGATCACCGCTCCGGCAGCGAGATGGGCGATGTGGAAGCGGTCCTCGATGGGCGCATCGATCCGCTCGTACGGGATTATCTGCTGTACAGACACGGGGAGACATCCAGCTGA
- a CDS encoding MinD/ParA family protein: MNKNATFSISVLSGKGGVGKTNVALNLAYCLFKGHHDLLLMDCDIGLANLDVLLGITPERNIQDLLDSDISPEDVTVPLAETKGFDFLPAASGVPELLELDEEMQATLFERLTPLFSRYHFLFMDLGAGITSTILSFATMSKLRLVVVTPEPTSLTDSYAMIKVLATQHNVKDFHIVVNQVESKRDEQETFGRLNAACERFLGFPVSLLGSIQYDKAISESVRRQVPLMKHAPNSPAAKDIFQLALKLAKLREERHAALVKETVLNLPSGWDFGS; the protein is encoded by the coding sequence ATGAACAAGAATGCGACTTTCTCCATCTCAGTACTCTCCGGCAAAGGAGGCGTGGGCAAGACCAACGTCGCCCTGAACCTTGCCTACTGCCTGTTCAAGGGCCACCACGACCTGTTGCTTATGGATTGCGACATCGGGCTGGCCAACCTGGATGTGCTGCTCGGCATCACGCCGGAACGAAACATCCAAGACCTTTTGGACAGCGACATATCTCCGGAAGATGTCACCGTGCCTCTGGCCGAGACCAAGGGCTTCGACTTCCTGCCGGCCGCTTCCGGCGTGCCGGAGCTGCTGGAGCTGGACGAGGAGATGCAGGCCACCCTGTTCGAGCGGCTCACGCCGCTGTTTTCCCGCTACCATTTCCTGTTCATGGATCTCGGCGCGGGCATCACTTCCACGATTCTCTCCTTTGCGACCATGAGCAAGCTCCGCCTTGTGGTGGTCACGCCGGAGCCCACTTCGCTCACGGACTCGTACGCCATGATCAAGGTCCTGGCCACGCAGCACAACGTCAAGGACTTCCATATTGTGGTCAACCAGGTGGAGTCCAAGCGGGACGAGCAGGAAACCTTCGGCCGGCTCAATGCGGCCTGCGAGCGCTTCCTGGGCTTTCCGGTCTCACTGCTGGGCAGCATCCAGTACGACAAGGCCATCTCGGAGTCCGTGCGGCGCCAGGTGCCGCTGATGAAACATGCGCCTAACAGCCCGGCGGCCAAGGATATCTTCCAGCTCGCCCTGAAACTGGCCAAGCTGCGCGAGGAGCGTCACGCCGCGCTCGTAAAGGAAACCGTGCTGAACCTTCCTTCGGGCTGGGATTTCGGCTCCTGA
- the lnt gene encoding apolipoprotein N-acyltransferase — protein MTRRDAVLSGLAIMVLTFLGFANPLWQIPLTALALPGGLYCIGVASPSRKTAFVRGLLAGGLAYAACLYWVAVPVHDYGFMPWVLAAPCPVLLGLVMGCYAGAYTVLARIAGRRLRPPWSALAAGIFWGALEGLRGVLFTGFTWLALPSAFVPWPDMLQTASLVGSDGLAAILAFLAVLPWAGFFAKGLRTRARLGWLAAGIAGMIILGFIGSVGPLFLPPETGTARVALVQGNIDQSLKWNPAFQRGTVDRYVRLTTHAVTDSPMDINLVIWPETAMPFYFQENNVLSLRVRQLAEDLGTALLLGSPGYKRDQDGLQYFNRAFLLDSHGETAGYYDKEHLVPFGEYIPFGRYLPFLTKLVQGVGDFTSGTHSGPLVVPANGNTPRLKLGVLTCYETIFPELARRRAQKGSSVLVNISNDAWFGRTSAPMQHLQLSALRAVEEGRTLLRATNTGISAIVEPGGRIRTTTPLFEEATVEAEVSLHEGLTPYGRFGGLILPILIGIGMLIMFYAIRRQPDA, from the coding sequence ATGACACGACGCGATGCGGTTCTCTCCGGCCTTGCCATAATGGTGCTGACCTTTCTGGGGTTCGCCAATCCGCTGTGGCAAATTCCCCTGACCGCCCTGGCCCTGCCCGGCGGCCTCTACTGTATTGGCGTGGCCTCGCCCAGCCGCAAAACGGCCTTTGTCCGCGGCCTGCTGGCTGGCGGTCTGGCCTATGCGGCGTGCTTGTACTGGGTGGCCGTGCCGGTGCACGACTACGGCTTCATGCCCTGGGTGCTGGCCGCGCCATGCCCGGTGCTGCTGGGGCTGGTCATGGGCTGCTACGCCGGAGCGTACACGGTGCTGGCGCGCATTGCCGGACGCCGGCTGCGGCCGCCGTGGTCGGCCCTTGCCGCCGGTATTTTTTGGGGAGCACTGGAGGGACTGCGCGGCGTGCTGTTCACAGGTTTCACCTGGCTCGCCCTGCCCTCGGCCTTCGTACCCTGGCCGGACATGCTGCAGACAGCCTCCCTTGTGGGTTCGGACGGCCTGGCGGCGATTCTGGCGTTTCTGGCTGTGCTGCCGTGGGCCGGGTTCTTTGCCAAAGGATTGCGCACGCGCGCCCGGCTGGGGTGGCTCGCGGCCGGTATCGCAGGCATGATCATTCTCGGTTTCATCGGTTCTGTCGGTCCGCTCTTCCTGCCGCCGGAAACAGGCACGGCCCGCGTGGCCCTGGTGCAGGGCAACATCGACCAGAGCCTCAAGTGGAACCCCGCATTCCAGCGCGGGACCGTGGACCGCTACGTGCGGCTGACCACGCACGCCGTGACCGACTCGCCAATGGACATCAACCTGGTGATCTGGCCGGAAACGGCCATGCCCTTCTACTTCCAGGAGAATAACGTCCTTTCCCTGCGCGTGCGGCAGCTTGCCGAGGACCTGGGCACGGCCCTGCTCCTGGGCTCGCCTGGCTACAAGCGCGACCAGGACGGCCTGCAGTACTTCAACCGCGCTTTCCTCCTCGACTCGCACGGGGAGACGGCCGGCTACTACGACAAGGAGCACCTGGTCCCCTTCGGCGAGTACATCCCCTTTGGCAGATACCTGCCGTTCCTCACCAAGCTCGTACAGGGCGTTGGCGACTTCACATCCGGCACGCACTCCGGTCCTCTGGTGGTGCCGGCCAACGGGAACACACCCCGACTCAAGCTGGGCGTACTCACCTGCTACGAAACCATCTTCCCGGAGCTGGCGCGGCGGCGTGCGCAAAAGGGATCGTCCGTCCTGGTGAACATCTCCAACGACGCCTGGTTCGGCCGCACCTCGGCCCCGATGCAGCATCTGCAGCTCTCTGCACTGCGCGCCGTGGAAGAGGGCCGCACACTCCTGCGCGCCACCAACACAGGGATATCGGCCATTGTTGAGCCGGGCGGCCGCATCCGAACCACCACGCCCCTGTTTGAAGAGGCCACGGTGGAGGCCGAGGTCTCCCTGCACGAAGGACTGACGCCGTATGGCCGTTTCGGCGGTCTTATCTTGCCGATTCTCATAGGAATTGGTATGCTCATAATGTTTTACGCCATCCGCAGACAACCTGACGCCTGA
- a CDS encoding UshA-like (seleno)protein family 2, with product MTFPRIITGIALSVLVFVLGACAVRATPAFAKDPVLVLLFSSDSKGNFDPCPSUGGKLVGGLARRAAIIEDMEHTLQSERMLTLAGANEFLNPTDAAENPKDSLAPAFVESYKRMDYDGVYPTVMEGDWLSENAGALPPFIKPVGNTGFVDTFQVSGHTVAVVVYPAPGRGPFPTDEQVQWAEQTVKEQQGKSDLVVAVSHWSKAGEQKYLESASNLPDILLGGGPGPGLPEALANKGSTLWVRSFTKGRVLNKISLYDWPDRDSGRVWDLGRNVNADTVILNEKIQGDAEIEAMFHS from the coding sequence ATGACTTTTCCTCGCATCATCACCGGCATCGCGCTGAGTGTCCTGGTCTTTGTTCTGGGCGCCTGCGCGGTCCGCGCTACACCTGCGTTCGCCAAGGACCCTGTGCTGGTTCTGCTCTTCAGCTCCGACTCCAAGGGGAACTTCGACCCCTGCCCCTCCTGAGGGGGGAAACTTGTCGGAGGGCTGGCCCGGCGGGCCGCCATTATTGAAGATATGGAGCACACCCTGCAGTCCGAACGGATGCTCACCCTTGCCGGCGCCAACGAGTTCCTGAACCCGACCGACGCCGCCGAGAACCCCAAGGACAGCCTCGCTCCTGCGTTTGTGGAGTCCTACAAGCGCATGGACTATGACGGCGTCTATCCTACCGTCATGGAAGGGGACTGGCTCTCGGAAAACGCGGGTGCGCTGCCCCCGTTCATCAAGCCTGTCGGGAATACCGGGTTTGTGGACACCTTCCAGGTAAGCGGCCACACCGTGGCCGTGGTGGTGTACCCTGCTCCGGGTCGCGGTCCCTTCCCCACGGACGAGCAGGTGCAGTGGGCCGAGCAGACCGTCAAGGAGCAGCAGGGCAAGAGCGATCTCGTCGTTGCCGTCAGCCACTGGAGCAAGGCCGGCGAGCAGAAGTATCTGGAGTCGGCCTCGAACCTTCCGGACATTCTGCTGGGCGGCGGTCCCGGCCCCGGTCTGCCGGAGGCCCTGGCCAACAAGGGCTCCACCCTCTGGGTGCGCTCCTTTACCAAAGGCCGCGTGCTCAACAAGATCTCGCTCTACGACTGGCCCGACAGGGACTCCGGTCGCGTCTGGGACTTGGGCCGCAACGTCAACGCGGACACCGTCATCCTGAACGAGAAGATCCAGGGAGACGCCGAGATCGAGGCCATGTTCCACTCCTGA
- a CDS encoding radical SAM/SPASM domain-containing protein, protein MPGMLASAWDRVCRLSPLYFDWIQVDPSTRVITASPLHPAARYGNAWMGQDLPFSVFTRLEPVLERTRNVFLHGWGDPFANPSFFTMVRICKEHRCTVSTATRGRLLEAADCDHIVAAGIDQISFPIDALDDATSRERTGFSLDQTVAVIRMLQEAKRRVNSALPVIDVRYTLTRSRLDEVYGLPTFLESLGIESAIVTTPAFVPSAEMADECLVPRRPEQLRWLISHLDRLFARGLDHGVVIRYFVLSPGKKRLTCIENVTESLFLGADGRISPCAAGQLPVRGDVAQWYLGKETPYQPIVFGSLAESELAEIWHSKAYRKFRQPFYWNRLSQRCEHCLTPFRVYG, encoded by the coding sequence ATGCCAGGCATGCTCGCTTCGGCGTGGGACCGTGTATGCCGGTTGTCGCCGTTGTACTTCGACTGGATTCAGGTCGATCCGTCGACGCGCGTCATCACCGCCTCCCCGCTCCATCCGGCCGCCAGGTACGGCAACGCCTGGATGGGCCAGGACCTGCCCTTTTCCGTCTTCACCAGGCTCGAACCAGTCCTGGAGCGCACGCGCAACGTCTTTCTGCACGGCTGGGGTGATCCTTTCGCCAACCCCTCCTTCTTCACCATGGTGCGCATCTGCAAGGAGCACCGCTGCACTGTGAGCACGGCCACGCGGGGCAGGCTCCTGGAGGCCGCGGACTGCGACCACATCGTAGCCGCTGGCATCGACCAGATATCCTTTCCCATCGACGCGCTGGACGACGCCACGAGCAGGGAGCGCACCGGCTTTAGCCTGGATCAGACCGTTGCCGTCATCCGCATGCTGCAGGAAGCCAAGCGCCGGGTGAACAGCGCCCTGCCCGTCATCGACGTCCGCTACACCCTGACGCGCTCCCGGCTGGATGAGGTGTACGGCCTGCCGACCTTTCTCGAATCCCTGGGTATCGAGTCCGCCATCGTCACCACGCCGGCCTTCGTGCCCTCGGCAGAGATGGCCGACGAGTGCCTCGTGCCCCGCCGGCCGGAGCAGCTCAGATGGCTCATCTCCCACCTGGACAGGCTCTTTGCCCGCGGCCTGGATCACGGCGTGGTCATCCGCTACTTCGTCCTCTCCCCCGGCAAAAAGCGGCTCACGTGCATCGAGAACGTCACGGAGTCGTTATTCCTGGGCGCGGACGGCCGCATTTCGCCCTGCGCGGCCGGGCAACTGCCTGTCCGCGGCGATGTGGCGCAGTGGTATCTGGGAAAGGAGACCCCCTACCAGCCCATTGTCTTCGGCTCGCTGGCCGAGTCGGAGCTCGCGGAGATCTGGCACTCGAAGGCGTACAGGAAGTTCCGCCAGCCCTTCTACTGGAACAGGCTCTCGCAGCGCTGCGAGCACTGCCTGACTCCCTTCCGCGTGTACGGCTAG
- the dapF gene encoding diaminopimelate epimerase — protein sequence MQGCGNDFVFIDNRELGVPVSAMADWACAICPRAFRVGADGAIFLENAPEGSEADYIWHFYNADGSRAEMCGNASRCAARLAARIGLAPAQHVLGTDAGPIKAEADELTGRAKVQLTPPKNLELGITITVDGKEYEVHHVDTGVPHTVLLFDDVSSVDVAGLGRAIRFHERFAPAGTNVNFLQVTSPERLELRTYERGVEAETLACGTGAAASAVIANALGRTGDTAEVCTTGKEILTISLENGDVFLEGAASFVYRGEFDPKDLGLSL from the coding sequence ATGCAGGGTTGCGGCAACGATTTCGTGTTCATCGACAACCGCGAGCTTGGCGTACCCGTATCCGCCATGGCCGACTGGGCCTGCGCCATCTGCCCCCGGGCCTTCCGCGTTGGCGCCGACGGCGCCATCTTCCTGGAAAATGCTCCAGAGGGCTCCGAGGCCGACTACATCTGGCATTTCTACAATGCCGACGGCTCCCGCGCCGAGATGTGCGGCAACGCCTCGCGCTGCGCCGCACGCCTTGCCGCGCGCATCGGCCTGGCTCCTGCGCAGCATGTGCTGGGCACGGACGCCGGCCCGATCAAGGCCGAGGCGGACGAGCTCACCGGCCGCGCCAAGGTGCAGCTCACCCCGCCCAAGAACCTTGAACTCGGCATCACCATCACCGTGGACGGCAAGGAGTACGAGGTCCATCACGTGGACACCGGCGTGCCGCATACGGTACTCTTGTTCGACGATGTCTCTTCCGTGGACGTGGCGGGCCTCGGCCGCGCCATCCGGTTCCACGAGCGGTTCGCACCGGCCGGCACCAACGTCAACTTCCTGCAGGTGACCTCGCCGGAGCGCCTGGAGCTGCGCACCTACGAGCGCGGCGTGGAAGCGGAGACCCTGGCCTGCGGCACCGGCGCCGCCGCTTCTGCGGTCATTGCCAACGCCCTGGGCCGCACCGGGGACACGGCCGAGGTGTGCACCACGGGCAAGGAGATTCTGACCATCTCTCTGGAAAACGGCGACGTCTTCCTGGAGGGAGCGGCAAGCTTTGTCTATCGGGGCGAGTTCGACCCGAAGGACCTGGGTCTGTCTCTGTAG